A single genomic interval of Parachlamydia acanthamoebae harbors:
- a CDS encoding AAA family ATPase: MLLQFSVKNFRSFESEEVLNLSAGKGSELRDSNTFEFSQNQRLVCSAVIYGPNAGGKSNLIRAIFFLQQFVLASSTAYQEKQKIPLQPFRLNAKSQNEPSEFSIDFVCNDTRFTYHVALTEDQIISEELYAYPKKYRQTWFTRKWNASSKAYEWYHGPSFKGEHKVWEQMTRANALYLSTAVQFNSEQLKPIFLWFRDQLVILLKNGPAQEIYFNPDLTFQFLKDPKTEPWIHKFMECADIGIENFHLIEEEVPPIKKVAVRTQHKMLDSDQKVLFDLFLDESDGTQRLFSQAGGWLKALREGLVLFVDELDLHLHPNIVKYLIELFHNPKTNPKNAQLIFTTHDTSLLDSDLFRRDQVWFVQKDEQHGSRLYSLLDFKPRKGEAIGKGYLQDRYGALPYIGKFLFS; the protein is encoded by the coding sequence TTGTTATTGCAATTTTCTGTCAAAAACTTTCGATCTTTTGAGAGTGAAGAGGTCTTAAATTTGTCCGCAGGAAAAGGGTCTGAGTTGCGTGATTCAAATACATTTGAATTTTCTCAAAATCAGCGCCTTGTTTGTTCTGCTGTGATTTATGGGCCGAATGCTGGCGGTAAAAGCAATTTGATTCGAGCAATTTTTTTTCTGCAGCAGTTTGTTCTTGCATCTTCCACGGCCTATCAAGAAAAGCAAAAAATTCCCCTGCAGCCGTTTCGACTCAATGCAAAATCTCAAAATGAACCGAGCGAGTTTTCTATCGATTTCGTTTGTAATGATACTCGGTTCACTTATCATGTGGCTCTTACCGAAGATCAGATCATAAGTGAAGAGCTTTATGCATACCCTAAAAAGTATCGACAGACATGGTTTACCAGAAAATGGAATGCATCTTCAAAAGCATATGAGTGGTATCATGGGCCAAGCTTTAAGGGGGAGCATAAAGTTTGGGAACAGATGACGCGTGCAAACGCTTTATATCTTTCCACAGCAGTGCAATTTAATAGCGAGCAGCTAAAACCCATCTTTCTTTGGTTTAGAGATCAGCTTGTTATTTTGTTAAAAAATGGCCCGGCGCAAGAAATTTATTTTAATCCTGATCTAACTTTTCAGTTTTTAAAAGACCCTAAAACGGAGCCTTGGATCCATAAATTCATGGAGTGTGCAGATATTGGGATTGAGAATTTCCACTTAATTGAAGAAGAAGTTCCTCCTATAAAAAAAGTGGCTGTAAGAACACAGCATAAAATGCTTGATTCTGATCAAAAAGTGTTGTTTGACTTATTCTTGGATGAATCTGATGGAACGCAAAGACTTTTTTCGCAAGCGGGAGGGTGGCTGAAAGCCTTACGTGAAGGTTTAGTGCTTTTTGTTGACGAACTCGATCTCCATCTCCATCCTAATATTGTGAAATATTTGATAGAGCTTTTTCATAATCCTAAAACAAATCCTAAGAATGCTCAACTTATTTTCACCACTCATGACACCTCTTTGTTAGATAGTGATTTATTTAGAAGGGATCAGGTTTGGTTTGTGCAAAAAGATGAGCAACATGGATCACGTCTCTATTCTCTTTTGGATTTTAAACCGCGCAAGGGGGAAGCAATTGGAAAAGGTTATCTACAAGATCGCTACGGTGCGCTTCCATACATAGGAAAATTTCTTTTTTCATGA
- a CDS encoding SDR family oxidoreductase codes for MKIVVIGGTGLIGSKLVSKLRNLKHEVIAASPSKGINATTGEGLSGALKGADIVVDVANSPSFEDKAVLDFFETSSRNLLAAEKVAGVRYHIALSVVGTDLLTESGYFRAKIAQENLIKASNIPYTIIRATQFFEFLGSIAQASTVGEVIHLPATAFLQPIAAEDVAEAILRVISEAPINGIIEIAGPECFLFPEIVGQYLKETQDPRTVVPDAQARYFGMELKENSLTPSSKNPRLGSTDFKTWFQKQKSIQGKNS; via the coding sequence ATGAAAATCGTTGTAATTGGTGGAACTGGGCTCATAGGGTCAAAGCTTGTAAGCAAGCTGAGAAATCTTAAGCATGAAGTAATAGCTGCATCACCGTCTAAAGGTATTAATGCCACGACTGGTGAAGGCCTTTCCGGAGCGCTTAAGGGAGCAGATATTGTTGTTGATGTTGCAAATTCACCATCATTTGAAGACAAAGCCGTTTTAGATTTTTTTGAGACTTCAAGCCGTAACCTTCTTGCTGCAGAGAAAGTAGCTGGCGTAAGGTATCATATAGCTCTTTCAGTTGTCGGAACAGATCTTCTTACCGAAAGTGGGTATTTTCGCGCAAAAATTGCTCAGGAAAATCTGATCAAAGCATCCAATATTCCCTACACAATCATTAGGGCTACTCAGTTTTTTGAATTTTTAGGAAGCATCGCTCAAGCAAGCACGGTTGGAGAAGTGATTCATTTACCAGCTACGGCTTTCCTTCAACCAATTGCTGCAGAGGATGTAGCCGAGGCAATACTCCGTGTTATATCAGAAGCTCCTATTAACGGGATCATTGAAATCGCAGGCCCTGAATGTTTCCTTTTTCCAGAAATAGTGGGGCAGTACCTGAAAGAGACTCAAGATCCGCGCACAGTTGTCCCCGATGCTCAGGCACGTTATTTTGGAATGGAATTGAAAGAGAATAGTCTCACTCCTAGCAGCAAAAATCCACGTCTTGGTTCTACTGATTTTAAAACCTGGTTCCAGAAACAAAAAAGTATACAAGGTAAAAACTCATGA
- a CDS encoding NUDIX domain-containing protein — protein sequence MTSSLQLSTSSPQRQASDSGTNSIIPYHKTIRELFEKSTAKDPFNNCIIDLSGKPETNEKQLQQTVQTIFSEFLENQTNYQHLIVKISQKQNRLYKWMVNNDFELHHSEGKNLFLKRCLGHQENECTYPRYKTMSIGVTTVIFNKDLTEFLAIKEMSGPYIDWKAPTGSVEEEKETPLEAAVRDVLEETNLEISLEHLHLVSTISTRNFRGNKPDYNFVYAGISNHPGDIKPKEKDIKDVAWLSVNDFLKGELPVKHELRPLILQQVVSIAKECLEKNQGWGAAPAYWGSGKPAILFQKT from the coding sequence ATGACTTCATCACTCCAACTAAGTACATCTTCACCCCAAAGACAAGCCTCTGATTCAGGCACAAATTCTATCATTCCTTATCACAAGACTATTAGAGAGCTATTTGAAAAGAGCACAGCGAAAGATCCGTTTAACAATTGCATAATCGATTTATCCGGCAAGCCTGAAACAAATGAAAAACAGCTTCAGCAAACTGTGCAGACCATTTTTTCTGAATTCCTCGAAAATCAAACAAATTATCAACATCTAATCGTTAAAATTTCTCAAAAGCAAAATCGCCTTTATAAATGGATGGTGAATAATGACTTTGAATTACACCACAGCGAAGGGAAGAATCTTTTTTTAAAACGGTGCTTAGGACATCAAGAAAATGAATGCACTTACCCTCGTTATAAAACAATGTCGATTGGTGTCACCACTGTCATTTTCAATAAAGATTTGACAGAGTTCTTGGCTATTAAAGAAATGAGTGGCCCTTATATAGACTGGAAAGCTCCTACGGGTAGCGTCGAAGAAGAGAAAGAAACACCTCTTGAGGCCGCAGTTCGCGATGTTCTAGAAGAAACGAATTTGGAAATATCCCTTGAACATCTCCATCTAGTCTCTACTATATCTACAAGGAATTTTCGTGGGAATAAACCCGACTATAATTTTGTCTATGCGGGTATAAGCAATCATCCTGGCGATATTAAACCTAAAGAGAAAGACATTAAAGATGTAGCATGGCTATCCGTCAACGATTTTTTAAAAGGAGAACTGCCTGTGAAGCATGAATTAAGACCACTGATTCTTCAACAAGTCGTAAGCATCGCAAAAGAATGCCTAGAAAAAAATCAAGGCTGGGGTGCCGCTCCTGCTTATTGGGGATCTGGTAAACCAGCTATTTTATTTCAAAAAACTTAG